A single region of the Salicibibacter cibi genome encodes:
- the fmdA gene encoding formamidase has translation MSEKLYKVDLSKSMDKQEIPGHNRWHPDIPPAFSVNPGQQFKMECLDWTDGQINNNDDGTEIRDVNLNRVHVLSGPVEIKGAEPGDLLVVDILNIGAFDEHPWGFNGIFAKENGGSFLVDHYPEANKSIWDFHGIYTTSRHVPGVKFAGVIHPGLIGVAPSHDLLMEWNRREGALVNEDENRVPPLANLPDEDSTVLGTLEGEDFRRVAKEGARTVPPRENGGNCDIKNLSLGSRVYFPVYVDGANLSVGDLHFSQGDGEITFCGGIEMPGWIELKVDIIKNGMEKHNIQRNPVFQPGPMDPQYSEYLVFEGVSVHETTGKQSYLDAHIAYRNACLNAIDYLKTLGYTGEQAYMLLGTAPIEGRINGIVDIPNACCTVSLPTAIFDKNILPKKELN, from the coding sequence ATGTCTGAAAAATTGTACAAAGTAGATCTTTCCAAGTCTATGGACAAGCAGGAAATACCCGGTCATAACCGCTGGCATCCGGATATACCGCCTGCATTTAGCGTCAACCCCGGCCAACAATTCAAAATGGAGTGTTTGGACTGGACAGATGGACAAATTAACAATAACGATGATGGGACAGAAATTCGGGATGTCAATTTAAATCGCGTGCACGTATTAAGTGGTCCCGTGGAAATCAAGGGGGCGGAGCCAGGAGATTTACTTGTCGTCGACATTTTAAACATCGGTGCATTTGACGAACATCCATGGGGATTTAATGGAATATTTGCTAAAGAAAACGGCGGGAGTTTTCTTGTGGATCATTACCCAGAAGCAAATAAATCAATTTGGGATTTTCACGGAATCTATACGACATCCCGGCATGTACCTGGGGTAAAATTTGCCGGCGTTATTCATCCGGGCTTAATCGGTGTAGCACCTTCCCACGACCTACTTATGGAATGGAACCGTCGTGAAGGGGCGCTCGTTAATGAAGATGAAAATCGCGTTCCTCCTTTGGCCAACCTACCTGATGAAGATAGCACCGTGCTTGGAACTTTAGAAGGAGAAGACTTCCGTCGAGTAGCCAAGGAAGGCGCCCGTACAGTACCGCCTCGGGAAAATGGCGGAAATTGTGACATCAAAAACCTTTCACTGGGATCCCGTGTTTATTTCCCTGTGTATGTTGACGGCGCGAACCTTTCGGTTGGTGACCTTCATTTCTCCCAAGGGGATGGCGAGATCACGTTTTGCGGAGGAATTGAAATGCCAGGTTGGATTGAACTGAAAGTGGATATTATTAAAAATGGTATGGAGAAGCATAACATCCAAAGAAATCCCGTGTTCCAACCCGGTCCCATGGATCCACAATATAGCGAATACCTCGTCTTTGAAGGAGTGAGTGTCCATGAAACCACAGGCAAACAGAGCTATCTTGATGCACATATTGCCTATCGTAACGCGTGTTTAAATGCAATCGATTATTTAAAAACATTAGGCTATACAGGCGAACAAGCCTATATGCTCCTGGGGACAGCGCCCATTGAAGGCCGAATCAACGGCATTGTAGACATCCCCAATGCATGCTGTACCGTATCGTTACCGACCGCTATCTTTGACAAAAATATCCTTCCGAAAAAAGAGTTGAATTGA
- the yihA gene encoding ribosome biogenesis GTP-binding protein YihA/YsxC: protein MQVNKAELIISAVGPEQYPEAGLPEIAFAGRSNVGKSSFINTITQRKKLAYTSQQPGKTRTLNFFNINDVCHFVDIPGYGYAKVSKKERAFWGRMIEEYLQTRPQLKGVVLLLDARHSPSEQDLMMYDWLKYYQLPIILVLTKMDKLKKTKRTAHVKQVINEMDPFPEDKHVLFSAETREGKEEAWGFIRALGEF from the coding sequence ATGCAAGTGAATAAGGCCGAACTTATCATTAGCGCAGTTGGTCCCGAGCAGTATCCGGAGGCGGGCCTTCCGGAAATTGCGTTTGCCGGCCGTTCCAATGTAGGGAAATCATCGTTCATCAATACGATCACCCAACGAAAGAAATTGGCGTATACCTCTCAACAGCCCGGAAAAACACGGACATTGAATTTTTTTAACATTAACGATGTCTGCCATTTCGTGGACATTCCCGGCTATGGGTATGCGAAAGTGTCAAAAAAAGAGCGGGCGTTCTGGGGGCGCATGATCGAAGAATATTTGCAAACACGCCCGCAATTGAAAGGCGTCGTCTTGCTCCTAGACGCCCGTCATTCCCCTTCGGAGCAAGATTTGATGATGTACGATTGGTTAAAATATTATCAACTCCCCATCATTCTCGTGCTCACAAAAATGGATAAACTGAAAAAGACAAAACGAACCGCACACGTCAAACAGGTCATTAATGAAATGGACCCCTTTCCGGAAGATAAGCATGTGTTGTTTTCTGCGGAAACCCGGGAGGGGAAAGAAGAGGCTTGGGGCTTCATTCGCGCGCTTGGGGAGTTCTAA
- a CDS encoding cytochrome C assembly family protein: MAASNIIYVLTIILYSLSVFGYFIDFLQNNRKANRLAFWFLSIVWVLQTIFLVLRAFQFERLPLLTPFEGLFFYAWAMVTLSLLVNFYFRVDFLVFFMNVVGFSLMSVSLFFPTDNLSPVWEDILTSELLILHVTLIILSYAGFTVAFACSILYLIEHQMLKNKNWGKRLLRFGSLNQLDRFSYAVTMCAYPLLLLGVILGFIWAHSGEGLQTVPLFDPKVLGSLAVLVFYGGYLYQKAVKGKQGYGMAFYNMLGFLVLLANYLLTSEWSSFHIWSV, from the coding sequence TTGGCCGCCTCAAATATCATCTATGTGTTGACGATCATTCTCTATAGCTTGAGCGTGTTTGGGTACTTTATTGATTTTCTCCAGAATAACCGGAAGGCCAACCGCTTGGCTTTCTGGTTCCTTTCTATCGTCTGGGTGTTGCAGACCATCTTCTTAGTATTGCGTGCTTTTCAGTTTGAACGTCTCCCGCTATTAACCCCTTTTGAAGGGTTATTCTTTTATGCGTGGGCAATGGTTACCCTATCTTTACTTGTTAATTTTTATTTTCGTGTTGATTTCCTTGTTTTTTTTATGAATGTGGTAGGCTTTTCATTGATGTCTGTAAGTCTGTTTTTTCCTACCGACAATCTTTCTCCGGTTTGGGAAGATATCCTCACTTCCGAACTGCTAATTCTGCATGTGACATTAATCATTCTTTCATATGCCGGTTTTACCGTTGCTTTTGCTTGCTCGATTTTGTATTTAATTGAACACCAAATGCTGAAGAACAAAAATTGGGGGAAACGATTGTTAAGGTTTGGGAGCCTGAATCAACTGGATCGCTTTTCATACGCAGTGACGATGTGCGCGTATCCGTTATTGTTATTGGGCGTTATTCTTGGATTTATATGGGCGCACAGCGGGGAAGGATTGCAAACAGTTCCTCTATTTGACCCGAAGGTTCTCGGCTCTTTAGCTGTGTTGGTTTTTTATGGCGGTTACTTATATCAAAAAGCGGTAAAAGGAAAACAAGGGTATGGCATGGCTTTTTATAACATGCTCGGATTTTTAGTATTGCTCGCTAATTATTTGTTGACGAGTGAATGGTCAAGCTTTCACATATGGAGTGTGTAG
- the hemC gene encoding hydroxymethylbilane synthase, whose protein sequence is MRTIVIGTRKSNLALKQAEWVKEKLEALGLPYKFELKKIMTKGDRILDVTLSKVGGKALFVKEIEKAMENEEIDFAVHSMKDIPSVIPEGFVLGAVTERVDPRDVLISESEKKLHELPAGAVIGTSSLRRQAQILAARPDVEVKWIRGNIETRMRKMKEEDFDAIVLAAAGLARMGWSEEIVTEYLAPENSLPSVGQGALGIECRAGDKDILALLEHIHDEKVARTITAERAFLKNVEGSCQVPVAGHAVMEKGNDITLRALVASPDGKTLLQDEQTGSDPERVGKIIATNLLDRGGKEILDQVKKDLEG, encoded by the coding sequence ATGAGAACAATCGTAATCGGAACAAGGAAAAGCAACCTGGCACTCAAGCAAGCAGAATGGGTTAAAGAGAAATTGGAAGCATTAGGGCTCCCCTATAAGTTTGAATTGAAAAAAATCATGACAAAAGGCGATCGGATTCTTGACGTGACGCTATCAAAAGTTGGCGGGAAAGCGCTGTTCGTTAAAGAGATCGAAAAGGCGATGGAAAACGAAGAAATTGACTTCGCCGTTCACAGCATGAAGGACATCCCTTCGGTCATTCCGGAAGGGTTCGTCCTCGGCGCGGTGACGGAGCGGGTAGACCCGCGCGATGTATTAATCTCTGAATCGGAAAAAAAACTTCATGAGCTTCCGGCAGGCGCAGTGATCGGCACGAGCAGTTTGCGGCGCCAAGCGCAAATTCTCGCTGCGCGCCCGGATGTGGAAGTGAAATGGATTCGCGGTAATATTGAAACACGGATGCGGAAAATGAAAGAGGAAGATTTTGATGCCATCGTTTTGGCTGCTGCCGGTTTGGCGAGAATGGGTTGGTCCGAAGAAATAGTCACCGAATATTTGGCACCGGAGAATAGTTTGCCATCCGTCGGTCAAGGTGCACTCGGGATTGAATGCCGAGCCGGGGACAAAGACATACTGGCATTGCTGGAACATATCCATGATGAGAAGGTTGCGCGCACGATAACAGCGGAGCGGGCATTTTTAAAAAATGTGGAGGGTAGTTGCCAGGTGCCGGTCGCAGGACATGCGGTGATGGAGAAAGGAAATGATATCACATTGCGTGCGCTTGTGGCTTCTCCGGATGGCAAAACATTGCTTCAGGACGAGCAAACCGGAAGTGATCCGGAACGTGTAGGAAAAATAATTGCAACAAATCTTCTTGATCGTGGCGGAAAAGAAATTCTCGATCAAGTGAAAAAAGATCTGGAGGGGTAG
- a CDS encoding phosphotransferase, whose product MNDGIEELLIQVGLQNAHWDWQSERVVKIETQDGLFALKRWEQTPQEREHFLHHLRYAERAGMKGIIPLTNRRGDMSMFETNRHYFYLEPWVEEQPLMSPPPKELRLLTILALNHKISEDEEDMTEDELSTYKNEVQQGWQQDQLLMNRLADQFEQSRFLSPFELTFLNGYPFYEMMFGEMKKGFQKWARQVKEKEGYRFAFCHGRPSLEHGLIAADGNAWFTNWETSGPGHPAYDLAYFYQDLACHYPFDPLESKQLFGTYEAHGPSWGEADTGLLKALMLTPAPILAFAQAYATEPLRYAEHQWTAMLESKLSSLRYLLQMMQWKEKQEAAMQSS is encoded by the coding sequence ATGAATGACGGGATTGAAGAACTTTTAATTCAAGTCGGTCTTCAAAATGCACACTGGGATTGGCAGAGTGAACGCGTTGTTAAAATCGAAACGCAAGATGGCCTATTTGCGCTGAAACGGTGGGAACAGACGCCGCAGGAACGTGAACATTTTCTTCATCACTTACGATATGCGGAGCGTGCAGGCATGAAAGGTATCATCCCTCTTACGAATAGGAGGGGTGATATGTCTATGTTTGAAACGAATCGTCATTATTTTTATCTGGAACCTTGGGTTGAGGAACAACCGCTAATGTCTCCGCCCCCAAAAGAACTTAGACTATTAACGATTCTTGCCCTTAATCATAAAATTTCCGAAGACGAAGAGGATATGACCGAAGACGAACTGTCCACGTACAAAAACGAAGTGCAGCAGGGTTGGCAACAAGATCAATTGCTAATGAACCGGTTGGCTGACCAGTTTGAACAATCCAGGTTTCTTTCCCCATTTGAGCTTACCTTTTTAAACGGGTATCCATTTTATGAAATGATGTTTGGGGAGATGAAAAAAGGGTTTCAGAAATGGGCGCGGCAAGTCAAGGAAAAAGAGGGATATCGCTTTGCTTTTTGTCATGGCCGGCCTTCGTTGGAACATGGGCTTATTGCTGCGGATGGAAATGCGTGGTTTACGAATTGGGAAACGAGCGGTCCCGGGCATCCTGCATATGACCTTGCCTATTTTTATCAAGATTTGGCCTGTCACTATCCTTTCGATCCGTTGGAGAGCAAACAGCTTTTTGGCACATATGAAGCCCACGGGCCTAGCTGGGGGGAAGCAGACACCGGCCTTTTAAAAGCGCTCATGCTTACCCCTGCACCGATATTGGCGTTTGCGCAAGCGTATGCGACAGAACCTCTGCGCTATGCGGAACATCAATGGACGGCGATGTTGGAATCCAAATTAAGCAGTTTGCGTTATTTGCTACAAATGATGCAATGGAAGGAAAAACAGGAAGCGGCCATGCAAAGTTCCTAG
- the hemA gene encoding glutamyl-tRNA reductase translates to MHIIVASIDYKNAPVDLREQFAFDDEDLPEALGTLREMKSILECTIVSTCNRTEVYAVVDQLHTGRHFTKKFLSQWFDAPQDSFSHVLNVRENDDAVVHLMRVSTGLESMVIGETQILGQVKSSFRTAQKLGATGTVFNQLFRQVITFAKRAHKETEINDTPASVSYAAVELGKQMFGDFTGKHVLVFGAGKMSELTAQHLRANGSETITVMNRTYARAEELADHVKGQARSLEEMENTLLDTDVLISSTGSDQYLLQRENVEDIIKKRRGRPLFMVDIAVPRDIDPELGKLEDVYLYDVDDLEGIVAANMAERETAAAKIEAMLKQEIEVFKNWLHELGVVPVISALRTKALSIQSETMKSIERKIPDLDERERKVLRKHTKSIVNQILKEPITRAKEMAAEENREDALALFTEIFGLEDEVAEAKEAEALKILEEAQKEAQSAPEEKQDDEQASFVMQGSSNEPYYGRDATV, encoded by the coding sequence ATGCACATCATTGTCGCTAGCATCGATTATAAAAATGCCCCTGTTGATTTGCGTGAGCAATTTGCTTTTGATGATGAAGATTTGCCCGAGGCGCTTGGGACATTGCGAGAAATGAAGAGTATTCTTGAGTGTACGATCGTATCTACATGCAACCGTACGGAAGTTTATGCCGTTGTTGACCAGCTTCATACCGGTCGGCACTTTACGAAGAAATTTTTGTCCCAATGGTTTGATGCACCTCAAGACTCGTTTTCACACGTGTTGAACGTACGGGAAAACGATGATGCTGTCGTTCATCTTATGCGCGTAAGCACAGGATTGGAGTCCATGGTTATTGGCGAAACCCAAATCCTCGGACAGGTGAAATCAAGCTTTCGTACCGCACAAAAGCTTGGTGCAACAGGGACGGTTTTTAACCAATTGTTCCGCCAGGTGATCACCTTTGCCAAAAGGGCACATAAGGAAACGGAGATTAATGATACACCGGCGTCGGTGAGTTATGCTGCTGTTGAACTCGGAAAGCAAATGTTTGGAGATTTCACAGGCAAACATGTGCTTGTTTTCGGTGCCGGCAAAATGAGTGAATTGACGGCGCAACATTTACGCGCCAATGGTTCCGAAACGATTACAGTTATGAATCGTACCTATGCACGTGCGGAGGAACTTGCGGACCATGTGAAAGGGCAGGCCCGTTCGTTGGAAGAGATGGAAAACACACTTCTCGATACGGATGTTCTTATCTCTTCAACCGGTTCGGATCAATATCTGTTGCAAAGAGAGAATGTCGAGGACATCATCAAAAAACGGAGAGGGCGGCCATTGTTTATGGTTGATATCGCGGTTCCCCGTGACATTGATCCGGAGCTTGGAAAGCTTGAAGATGTCTACTTGTATGATGTCGATGATCTCGAAGGGATCGTTGCGGCGAATATGGCAGAACGAGAAACAGCTGCTGCCAAAATTGAAGCGATGTTGAAACAAGAAATCGAGGTCTTCAAGAATTGGCTCCACGAGCTCGGTGTTGTTCCCGTGATTTCTGCACTGCGTACAAAAGCTTTATCGATCCAATCCGAAACGATGAAGAGTATTGAGCGTAAGATTCCTGACCTTGATGAACGGGAACGTAAGGTTTTGCGCAAACATACAAAAAGCATCGTTAATCAAATTCTAAAAGAACCGATTACTCGCGCCAAGGAAATGGCAGCTGAAGAGAACAGGGAAGATGCTCTGGCGTTATTCACGGAAATCTTCGGGCTTGAAGATGAAGTCGCGGAAGCAAAGGAAGCGGAAGCGCTGAAAATTCTCGAAGAAGCCCAGAAAGAAGCACAATCTGCGCCGGAAGAAAAGCAGGATGATGAACAGGCATCATTCGTTATGCAAGGAAGTTCTAATGAGCCGTATTATGGACGGGATGCAACCGTTTAG
- the hemL gene encoding glutamate-1-semialdehyde 2,1-aminomutase: MRTFERSKQAFQKAEPLMPGGVSSAVRAYKSVGMDHGIYMNKGEGPYITDLDEQTYIDYVQSWGPLILGHADPRVVLRLQETAALGTSFGTSHEMETALAELVIDRVPSVEIVRFVNSGTEATMSALRLARGFTGRSKIVKMEGCYHGHGDSLLIKAGSGVATLGLPDSPGVPEGTASQTLTVPYNDLESLSLVFEKFGDDIAAVILEPVAGNMNVVTPEEGYLEGVRKVTEDYGSLLIFDEVMSGFRVGYHSAQGRFGVTPDLTTLGKVIGGGLPVGAYGGRGDIMEHIAPAGPIYQAGTLSGNPLAMTAGYETLTQLREDDYEQFERRGARLEEGLRAAAEKNGLPHHINRAGSMLGFFFTNEQVKNFETAKTSDLELFAQYFQEMLQEGISIAPSQFEGMFLSTKHDDDIIEQTITAAERVFARIGK, from the coding sequence ATGCGTACATTTGAACGATCGAAACAAGCATTTCAAAAAGCCGAACCTCTCATGCCGGGAGGGGTGAGCAGTGCCGTCCGTGCATACAAATCGGTGGGGATGGATCACGGGATTTATATGAATAAAGGGGAAGGGCCCTACATTACAGATCTGGATGAGCAAACATATATTGATTATGTCCAGTCATGGGGACCGCTAATCCTCGGGCACGCAGATCCTCGTGTCGTGCTTCGTTTACAGGAAACCGCTGCTTTGGGGACAAGCTTTGGCACGTCTCACGAGATGGAAACAGCCCTCGCCGAGCTCGTCATTGATCGCGTGCCGTCCGTTGAAATTGTTCGGTTTGTGAACTCGGGGACGGAAGCTACGATGAGTGCCCTACGTCTTGCCCGCGGTTTTACGGGCAGAAGCAAGATCGTGAAAATGGAAGGATGTTATCACGGGCACGGGGATTCATTGTTAATTAAAGCAGGTTCCGGTGTGGCTACGTTAGGGTTGCCGGATAGCCCCGGAGTGCCGGAAGGGACAGCTTCACAAACGCTTACGGTTCCATATAACGATCTCGAAAGCCTTTCGCTTGTATTTGAAAAGTTTGGTGATGACATCGCGGCTGTCATTCTCGAACCGGTTGCAGGCAATATGAATGTCGTTACACCTGAAGAAGGCTATCTCGAGGGCGTGCGTAAGGTAACGGAAGATTACGGCAGCCTGTTGATTTTTGACGAAGTCATGAGTGGATTTCGGGTTGGGTACCATTCCGCTCAAGGAAGATTTGGCGTCACTCCTGATCTGACAACGTTGGGCAAAGTTATTGGTGGTGGCCTTCCTGTCGGCGCGTATGGCGGCAGAGGCGATATCATGGAGCATATAGCTCCGGCAGGTCCGATTTACCAGGCAGGAACGCTTTCAGGGAATCCTTTGGCGATGACCGCCGGATATGAAACGTTGACCCAATTGAGGGAAGATGATTATGAGCAATTTGAACGGCGAGGCGCACGATTGGAAGAAGGCCTGCGAGCAGCTGCAGAAAAGAACGGACTTCCTCACCATATTAATCGGGCAGGTTCGATGTTGGGCTTCTTCTTTACCAACGAACAAGTGAAGAATTTTGAAACGGCCAAAACATCGGATCTGGAGCTATTCGCCCAATATTTTCAAGAAATGTTGCAGGAAGGTATTTCCATCGCTCCGTCCCAATTTGAAGGAATGTTCTTATCAACAAAACATGATGATGACATTATTGAACAAACCATCACCGCCGCGGAGCGGGTATTTGCGAGAATTGGAAAATAA
- a CDS encoding uroporphyrinogen-III synthase, producing the protein MPLHAPIALVTRGKKDQAGEDPLVSHLQALSVPVKHIPVVTQQMLNERENIPTAREVDWLVFTSAHAVYYFACLMPGKEWMSADIRVATVGPKTAEAAVSKGFTVDLVPEKTYTAETLAEGLGDAIIPGETTILIPKSKQARKVLPDYLANRGAKVVDPAIYETEVRTESAHALDTFLKTQNVGIITFTSPSAVHAFKQMQPDFPKWPAICIGTITAKAASEAGFSHVEAAFPHTLASLAERVSNYTIEVSNQ; encoded by the coding sequence ATGCCGTTACATGCCCCTATCGCCTTGGTGACCAGGGGGAAAAAAGATCAGGCAGGGGAAGATCCTCTAGTCTCACATTTGCAAGCGTTGTCTGTACCTGTAAAGCATATCCCGGTTGTAACACAACAAATGCTAAATGAACGCGAAAACATTCCGACTGCACGTGAGGTAGACTGGCTTGTTTTTACGAGCGCGCATGCCGTTTATTACTTTGCTTGCTTGATGCCTGGAAAAGAATGGATGAGCGCGGATATCCGAGTAGCCACCGTCGGCCCTAAAACAGCAGAAGCTGCTGTCTCCAAGGGATTTACAGTCGATCTTGTTCCGGAAAAAACATATACGGCAGAAACCCTTGCTGAAGGGTTAGGTGATGCGATCATCCCGGGGGAGACGACGATATTGATCCCGAAGAGCAAACAAGCGAGAAAGGTGCTTCCCGACTACTTGGCAAACCGAGGGGCGAAAGTCGTAGACCCTGCCATTTATGAAACAGAGGTACGGACAGAAAGCGCGCATGCGTTGGATACATTTTTAAAAACGCAAAATGTTGGGATCATAACATTTACGAGTCCGAGCGCTGTCCATGCTTTTAAGCAAATGCAACCCGATTTTCCGAAGTGGCCCGCCATTTGTATTGGCACGATTACTGCAAAAGCCGCTTCAGAAGCGGGGTTTTCCCACGTGGAAGCGGCTTTCCCCCATACATTGGCAAGCTTGGCTGAACGAGTTTCAAACTATACGATTGAGGTGAGTAACCAATGA
- the spoVID gene encoding stage VI sporulation protein D — translation MTQEQPSALSFNLEEAIWLDQGERIQSILGLELEPEITMQEDNHEVLIKGGLHLVGKYQPYENNEDDTYDNQRQGEVPQTADRLSTTDAGEREIKHFFPVDVTIPLHRIQSLDDLYVQIDSFDYDLPEPSCIQLTADVTITGMKEGEDTNRESSPTPEGFPTLTHEVKAPLPKDEDVHPPSDDTEALREDTEEEEQEQESGPALNFEQLEPEIEDEAPAEEEQTDVDTQKESVPEKLQKMEETILSRGDADHSNAEPEKEEVSEYEVVQANDEGKDASPADDEETPKTNKRDNALYLTEMLGSDDRESFTKMRMCIIQENESLDTIADRYECTVQQLLRWNRMDINHVDQGEIIYIPVQSANE, via the coding sequence GTGACCCAAGAACAACCATCAGCTTTATCTTTCAACCTTGAAGAAGCGATATGGCTTGATCAAGGCGAGCGTATTCAATCCATTCTCGGATTGGAATTAGAGCCGGAAATTACGATGCAAGAGGATAATCATGAAGTGCTCATTAAAGGAGGATTACATCTCGTCGGCAAGTATCAACCTTATGAAAACAACGAAGATGACACATATGATAACCAAAGGCAAGGGGAAGTACCGCAAACGGCGGATCGTTTGAGCACGACAGATGCTGGAGAACGGGAGATCAAGCATTTTTTTCCCGTCGATGTAACCATCCCGCTCCATCGTATTCAAAGTTTGGATGATTTATATGTTCAAATCGACAGTTTTGATTATGATTTGCCGGAACCAAGTTGCATCCAGTTAACAGCTGACGTAACCATTACGGGTATGAAGGAGGGCGAGGATACAAATAGAGAATCCAGCCCAACACCGGAAGGGTTCCCAACGCTCACACACGAAGTGAAAGCACCGCTACCCAAGGATGAGGATGTACATCCGCCCTCTGATGATACCGAGGCGTTACGTGAGGATACAGAGGAAGAAGAACAAGAACAGGAATCAGGACCGGCCCTGAATTTTGAACAACTGGAACCGGAAATCGAAGACGAGGCTCCCGCGGAAGAAGAGCAAACCGACGTTGATACGCAAAAAGAATCGGTGCCGGAAAAATTACAGAAAATGGAAGAAACCATACTGTCAAGGGGTGATGCCGATCATTCCAATGCCGAGCCGGAAAAAGAAGAAGTATCGGAATATGAGGTCGTACAGGCTAACGACGAGGGAAAAGATGCGTCACCGGCCGATGACGAGGAGACACCAAAAACAAACAAGCGGGATAATGCCCTTTACCTGACGGAAATGTTGGGAAGTGACGATCGGGAATCTTTTACGAAAATGCGGATGTGTATCATTCAAGAGAACGAGTCCTTGGATACCATTGCCGATCGCTATGAATGTACAGTCCAACAGTTGCTCAGATGGAACAGAATGGACATCAATCACGTTGATCAAGGGGAAATTATTTATATCCCGGTGCAATCCGCGAATGAATGA
- the hemB gene encoding porphobilinogen synthase codes for MSDLQFDRHRRLRMTSSLRDLVRETAVKKDDLIYPVFAVEGTDTKHEVPSMPGVYQYSLDLLKKEIDDVVEHGVKAIMLFGVPGTKDELGSNAYNENGIVQRAIRELKGEHPELTIIADTCLCQYTDHGHCGVIEDGNILNDRSLSLLVKTAVSQVEAGADVIAPSNMMDGFVAAIRAGLDEANFHHTPIMSYAVKYASAYYGPFRDAAHSSPSFGDRRTYQMDPANRNEAIREAVSDDREGADFLIVKPALSYLDIVSDVKSTVNRPIVAYNVSGEYSMIKAAAAQGWLDEKETVIEKLTSMKRAGADLIVTYFAKDMARWINESDT; via the coding sequence ATGAGTGACCTTCAGTTTGATCGTCATCGGCGATTGCGGATGACTAGTTCTTTACGTGATCTCGTCCGGGAAACGGCAGTCAAAAAAGACGACTTGATTTATCCTGTTTTTGCTGTTGAGGGAACGGATACGAAACATGAAGTTCCGTCGATGCCCGGCGTGTATCAATATTCGTTGGATTTGCTAAAAAAAGAAATCGATGATGTTGTTGAACATGGGGTTAAAGCCATTATGTTGTTTGGCGTTCCCGGCACGAAAGATGAGCTAGGGAGCAACGCGTACAATGAAAATGGCATCGTCCAGCGTGCGATTCGGGAATTGAAAGGGGAGCACCCGGAACTGACGATCATTGCAGATACATGCCTGTGCCAATATACAGATCATGGGCATTGCGGTGTGATTGAAGATGGGAATATTTTAAATGACAGATCATTAAGTTTGCTTGTAAAAACTGCCGTCTCCCAAGTGGAAGCAGGCGCGGATGTGATTGCCCCTTCGAATATGATGGATGGGTTCGTAGCTGCGATCCGTGCCGGGTTGGATGAAGCGAACTTCCACCATACCCCGATCATGTCTTACGCGGTAAAATATGCGTCCGCTTATTACGGACCGTTTCGGGATGCTGCCCATAGTTCCCCGTCGTTTGGGGACCGGCGAACGTATCAAATGGATCCCGCCAATCGTAACGAAGCCATTCGGGAAGCTGTGTCCGATGACCGGGAAGGGGCAGATTTTTTGATTGTGAAACCGGCACTTTCCTACTTGGACATTGTCAGTGATGTGAAAAGCACGGTCAACCGACCGATCGTCGCCTACAATGTTTCCGGGGAATATTCTATGATCAAAGCAGCTGCTGCTCAAGGTTGGCTCGATGAAAAAGAAACGGTGATAGAAAAATTAACGAGCATGAAACGGGCAGGTGCGGACTTGATTGTTACTTATTTCGCCAAGGATATGGCCCGTTGGATAAATGAATCCGATACGTAA